In one Spirosoma rigui genomic region, the following are encoded:
- a CDS encoding SusC/RagA family TonB-linked outer membrane protein, giving the protein MKLTGLQLLIAMFFMGITWANDVSAQELLDQRISLVIQNQHMKNALRSIEKAANVKFSYSPQIVHARQLVSMRVQNSTLKEVLEKLLTPLNVTFQLTGEQIVLARTAESPVDIQLGESTEGIDAPAERTVTGVVSDEKGEGLPGVSVVVKGSSRGAVTDASGTYRLTIADGPQTLVFSFVGYTTQEVAVTNQTTLSVQLKPDVKSINEVVVVGYGSLNRREVTSAVTHLSSSDLLRVGSNSPLMAIQGKVAGLSVTNTAAGDPNSTPSIQLRGVSSRSAGLGPLFVINGIPGGNLDNINQNEIESIDVLKGGAASAIYGTRGSNGVIVITTKKGSSESRIFYDGYTSFDYITNKLPLLSKDEFLANKRGVDLGGNTDWTKAVSRNPAFSQKHTLQFSGGNGQTNYFTSLDYRNATGIDLRSGKQEYGGRVNINHTSANNLYALTFTAAPRYTRTNLADYSGFNYALTLNPTQSVFDDAGRYAYITTGFFANNPVERAKNVLSQQEVKYLDINGSFKLNLLNNLSTLVTIGEVSSAFRNENFTPSTLTTVINGSKRNTASQGLDENDQKSFEWTGNYALEVQKHAIKLLAGYSYQYFTSSGFSAANENFPSDVLTYNSLGTGLWNLQQGINNVGSYRNNSKLAAFFGRVNYDYDQKYYLSASLRREGSSKFGYANKWGNFPAASVGWRITQESFARGIPWLNELKLRADYGVTGNQDFGNYLSLDTYGGYGYYLYNNTSYQVWGPSQNTNYDLRWEKAINFNVGVDFDLLKNSRLSGSLNYYVRTNKDLLGSYTVPNPPNVQGSTFANVGTMQNSGLEIQLNAAVVANKDFSYNVTFAGATNSNKFVSFSNDAYKGQTFIDVLGMPAPGSPGNAQRLQENTRIGSFYMLRSAGVDDTGALLVYNKNGDVIQASKASNDDKQFVGNGLPTFTGGLTNNLKYKNWDLNIFLRGTFGYQIFNTYAFYLGTPATQQNVNTLTSAYDGGKYSKLTNTATYSSLSDYFLESGSFVKVDNVTLSYTQPITSKFLRSARIYATTRNLKTFTKYTGGDPDLVQINGLYPGINQRNDNGNIVGTLNYFPSTTQLLLGLQVTF; this is encoded by the coding sequence ATGAAACTTACCGGCCTCCAGCTTTTGATCGCCATGTTTTTCATGGGGATTACGTGGGCTAATGATGTTTCAGCCCAGGAGTTGCTCGACCAGCGAATAAGTCTGGTCATTCAAAACCAGCATATGAAAAATGCGTTACGCAGCATTGAAAAAGCCGCCAACGTTAAGTTTTCGTACAGTCCGCAAATTGTTCATGCCCGACAGCTGGTGTCGATGCGGGTACAGAACAGCACTCTCAAAGAGGTCCTGGAAAAGCTGCTTACCCCCTTGAACGTAACATTCCAACTCACCGGTGAACAGATCGTTCTGGCCCGTACCGCCGAATCGCCCGTTGACATTCAGCTGGGCGAATCGACGGAGGGCATCGACGCACCAGCCGAGCGAACCGTGACGGGAGTTGTATCAGACGAAAAGGGAGAAGGGCTACCCGGCGTCAGTGTGGTCGTTAAGGGATCGTCCCGGGGGGCCGTAACCGACGCGTCGGGTACGTACCGGCTCACCATTGCCGATGGCCCGCAAACGCTGGTTTTCAGCTTTGTGGGGTACACTACCCAGGAGGTGGCCGTTACTAACCAGACAACCTTATCGGTTCAGCTGAAGCCCGATGTTAAATCCATCAACGAGGTCGTTGTTGTGGGATACGGCTCGCTGAACCGCCGGGAGGTTACCAGCGCCGTTACACACTTATCTTCGTCAGACCTGCTTCGGGTGGGTAGCAACAGCCCGCTGATGGCTATTCAGGGCAAAGTAGCGGGCTTGTCGGTGACCAACACGGCCGCCGGCGACCCTAACTCCACGCCCAGCATTCAGCTTCGTGGGGTTTCGTCGAGAAGCGCCGGGCTGGGGCCGCTGTTTGTGATCAACGGCATACCCGGAGGAAACCTGGATAACATCAATCAGAATGAAATCGAGTCTATTGATGTCCTGAAGGGTGGAGCTGCATCGGCCATTTACGGCACGCGGGGCAGCAACGGGGTTATCGTGATCACAACCAAGAAAGGATCGTCGGAATCCCGGATTTTCTACGACGGCTATACCTCCTTCGATTATATCACCAACAAACTGCCGCTGTTATCAAAGGACGAATTCCTGGCGAACAAGCGCGGAGTCGATCTGGGTGGTAATACCGACTGGACCAAAGCCGTAAGCCGTAACCCGGCTTTTTCGCAGAAGCATACCCTGCAGTTTTCGGGCGGCAACGGGCAAACCAACTATTTCACCTCGCTGGATTACCGCAACGCTACGGGTATCGATCTGCGGTCGGGTAAGCAGGAGTACGGAGGCCGGGTCAATATCAACCATACCTCCGCCAACAATCTGTACGCGCTTACTTTCACGGCAGCCCCCCGGTATACCCGAACGAACCTGGCCGACTACAGTGGTTTTAACTACGCACTGACCCTCAATCCAACCCAGTCTGTTTTTGACGATGCGGGTCGGTATGCGTACATAACCACGGGCTTCTTCGCCAATAACCCCGTGGAGCGGGCCAAAAATGTTCTGTCGCAGCAGGAAGTCAAGTATCTGGATATTAATGGTTCGTTTAAACTCAACCTGCTGAATAACCTGTCGACTCTGGTTACGATAGGGGAGGTAAGTTCTGCGTTTCGAAATGAGAACTTCACCCCGTCAACCTTAACAACGGTCATTAATGGGTCGAAACGAAATACGGCCTCGCAGGGCCTGGACGAGAACGATCAGAAAAGCTTTGAGTGGACGGGTAACTACGCATTGGAAGTGCAGAAGCATGCCATAAAACTCCTGGCTGGCTACTCCTACCAGTATTTTACGTCGTCTGGTTTCAGTGCTGCCAACGAGAACTTCCCGTCCGATGTGCTGACCTACAACAGCCTGGGAACGGGGCTGTGGAACTTACAGCAGGGTATAAACAACGTAGGTTCCTACCGGAACAACTCCAAACTGGCGGCTTTTTTCGGGCGCGTCAACTACGACTACGACCAGAAATATTACCTGTCGGCCAGCCTGCGCCGGGAGGGATCGTCCAAGTTTGGCTACGCGAACAAATGGGGTAACTTCCCGGCGGCTTCGGTCGGCTGGCGTATCACTCAGGAATCGTTTGCACGGGGTATTCCCTGGTTAAACGAACTGAAACTGCGGGCCGACTACGGGGTAACGGGCAATCAGGACTTCGGCAACTACCTCTCGCTTGATACCTACGGCGGGTACGGATACTACCTCTACAACAACACCTCGTATCAGGTTTGGGGCCCCAGTCAGAACACAAACTACGATCTGCGCTGGGAGAAAGCCATCAATTTTAACGTGGGCGTCGACTTCGATCTTCTTAAAAACAGCCGGTTGTCGGGTAGCCTGAACTACTACGTGCGCACCAACAAGGATCTGCTGGGTTCCTACACCGTGCCTAACCCGCCCAACGTACAGGGGTCGACCTTTGCCAACGTGGGTACGATGCAGAATTCGGGACTGGAAATTCAGCTGAATGCGGCTGTGGTTGCCAACAAGGATTTCAGCTACAACGTGACCTTTGCCGGGGCTACCAACAGCAACAAGTTTGTTTCGTTCTCCAATGATGCTTACAAAGGCCAGACATTCATTGACGTATTGGGTATGCCCGCGCCGGGCAGCCCCGGTAACGCACAACGATTACAGGAAAACACCCGGATTGGTAGCTTTTACATGCTCAGATCGGCTGGGGTTGATGACACGGGTGCCTTACTGGTTTACAACAAAAACGGCGACGTGATCCAGGCCAGCAAGGCTTCCAACGACGATAAGCAATTTGTGGGCAATGGTCTGCCAACATTCACGGGTGGTTTGACGAACAATTTAAAGTACAAGAACTGGGACCTGAACATATTTCTGCGGGGTACGTTTGGCTACCAGATTTTTAATACCTACGCCTTCTACCTGGGAACGCCCGCCACGCAGCAGAATGTGAATACACTTACCTCGGCCTACGATGGGGGTAAGTACTCCAAACTGACCAATACGGCAACGTATTCGTCGCTGTCGGACTATTTCCTGGAGTCGGGTAGCTTCGTCAAGGTCGATAACGTGACTCTGAGCTATACCCAACCAATAACAAGCAAGTTTCTTCGCTCGGCGCGCATCTACGCCACAACCCGAAATCTAAAAACTTTCACGAAGTACACGGGGGGCGATCCGGATCTGGTTCAGATTAATGGTTTATATCCGGGAATAAATCAACGTAATGACAACGGTAATATCGTTGGTACGCTGAATTATTTTCCATCAACGACTCAGCTCCTGCTGGGCCTTCAGGTCACTTTTTAG
- a CDS encoding FecR family protein, with product MKHDYQNFSTPDFLTDDFFVNHQLGPTPQSTNAWDSWLAQYPHKQQDYQQAVELVAAIRLGLTAYAQTQVPEETIQQLLIRIQRTNAPLRSTGGAARRWGRMRWVAAAAVLLAVGIGIWWQATHQATPYEQQLATLTTTFSEKINTTRQVQIIHLPDQSVVSLAPQSRLSYQSDFGQQNRTVYLSGEATFAVKKNKGKPFLVHANEVVTKVVGTRFTVRAFARENSVQVQVQSGQVSVYPNEPMTSSVRQKGVMLLPNQQVVFNRETAQFNKMLVNTPILLASPTRQKKGPSFVYNDTPIPQVLQELKEAYGVDIRYNREALANCQLNSSMTSESFEQKLTIVCATVGATYEIIDGQVVINGGSCEQP from the coding sequence GTGAAGCACGATTACCAGAATTTTTCAACGCCCGATTTTCTGACAGACGACTTTTTCGTCAATCACCAGCTTGGCCCCACGCCACAATCCACCAACGCTTGGGACAGCTGGCTCGCACAATATCCACACAAACAGCAGGACTACCAGCAGGCGGTCGAGCTGGTAGCCGCCATTCGGTTGGGCTTGACCGCCTACGCGCAAACGCAGGTACCTGAGGAGACTATTCAGCAACTCCTGATTCGGATTCAGCGGACAAATGCCCCGCTTCGTTCAACGGGTGGTGCAGCCCGCCGGTGGGGCCGGATGCGCTGGGTGGCCGCAGCGGCTGTTCTTTTGGCAGTGGGTATCGGTATCTGGTGGCAGGCTACCCACCAGGCTACCCCCTATGAGCAGCAACTGGCAACGCTGACCACTACGTTTTCCGAAAAAATAAATACCACCCGGCAAGTTCAAATCATTCATCTGCCCGACCAGTCGGTCGTTTCGCTGGCACCCCAGAGCCGGTTGAGCTACCAGTCTGATTTTGGCCAGCAGAACCGGACCGTTTATCTATCCGGTGAAGCAACGTTCGCCGTAAAAAAAAATAAGGGGAAGCCCTTCCTGGTCCATGCGAACGAAGTGGTTACCAAAGTGGTAGGCACACGATTTACGGTGCGTGCTTTTGCCCGGGAAAACAGCGTACAGGTGCAGGTACAATCAGGCCAGGTATCGGTCTACCCGAATGAGCCAATGACCTCGTCGGTTCGGCAAAAAGGTGTTATGCTGCTGCCAAACCAGCAGGTTGTTTTCAATCGCGAAACGGCTCAGTTCAACAAAATGCTGGTCAACACGCCCATCCTGCTGGCTTCGCCGACCCGCCAGAAAAAAGGCCCTTCATTTGTGTATAACGATACCCCAATTCCTCAGGTGCTACAGGAATTGAAAGAGGCCTATGGTGTTGATATCCGTTACAACCGGGAAGCACTGGCCAATTGTCAGCTGAACTCATCAATGACCAGCGAATCGTTCGAACAAAAGCTGACGATCGTCTGCGCAACCGTGGGGGCCACGTACGAGATCATTGATGGACAGGTCGTCATTAACGGCGGTAGTTGTGAGCAGCCGTAG
- a CDS encoding RNA polymerase sigma factor translates to MNEQQLWVAFQSGDEEAYTQLYQLHIRAMYRYGMSLVAASEAFVLDCVHDVFTELWAKRTRLTVPDNIRYYLLKALRNRILHQLERKERYNKSLDETDFDVLWAEPDELELLEELEAASTRQQRIQRLIAQLPPRQQEALKLRFVENMNYNQIGEVLAVNQQSAKNLVFRAVEKLRDWIILPFLTFSIFF, encoded by the coding sequence GTGAACGAACAGCAACTTTGGGTCGCTTTCCAATCGGGAGATGAAGAAGCTTATACGCAGCTATACCAGCTCCACATCCGGGCCATGTATCGGTATGGGATGAGCTTGGTTGCTGCTTCAGAAGCTTTTGTGCTGGATTGCGTGCATGATGTTTTTACCGAATTATGGGCCAAACGAACCCGGCTGACTGTTCCCGATAATATTCGGTATTACCTGTTAAAAGCCCTTAGAAACCGGATTTTGCACCAGCTCGAACGAAAAGAGCGGTATAACAAGTCGTTGGATGAAACGGATTTCGACGTTCTCTGGGCGGAGCCAGATGAGCTGGAACTACTTGAGGAACTGGAAGCGGCCAGCACTCGCCAGCAACGGATTCAACGGCTCATTGCCCAGCTGCCGCCCCGTCAGCAGGAAGCCCTGAAATTACGCTTTGTCGAAAACATGAATTACAACCAGATCGGTGAAGTCCTGGCCGTGAACCAGCAGTCTGCCAAAAATCTGGTCTTTCGCGCTGTTGAGAAACTTCGCGACTGGATTATTCTACCCTTTTTAACTTTTTCCATCTTTTTTTAG
- a CDS encoding barstar family protein encodes MTVDLTNITSKVAFHHLLKQELHFPDWYGVSWDAFWDCIIAVVEMPIQVQLIHWQDFARQCPRDMEILNKIIQDYNETMAPRRIILA; translated from the coding sequence ATGACAGTCGATTTAACGAACATAACCAGCAAAGTTGCCTTTCACCACTTACTCAAACAGGAGCTTCATTTTCCGGACTGGTACGGAGTAAGCTGGGATGCGTTCTGGGATTGTATTATTGCCGTGGTTGAAATGCCCATCCAGGTGCAGCTCATTCACTGGCAGGACTTCGCCAGGCAATGCCCGCGCGACATGGAGATTCTGAACAAAATTATTCAGGACTATAATGAGACTATGGCACCCAGGCGTATTATACTGGCCTAA
- a CDS encoding amidohydrolase family protein, whose translation MKNTLLLLACLIGLTTSILAQTTTSKRPLPIIDVHVHAMKVNPSFAIEMCPWFLRDMPGGDPNQQMRAFLNTECAEPLQPAKSDQEMQTAVLNTMERLNMTIVAFGDPTILRKWKKAAPGRVIAGIGVSSPKEMTVQAFTDSLSSGFYQVMGEVAPQYQGLSPSDMSLDGYFAAAEKLNIPVGIHMGTGGNGMANLTQATYRASLGRPFLLEDMLARHPKLKVWVMHAGYPMIDEMIALMGANAYVYVDLAGFIWSYPQAEIHAYIKRLVQAGFGKRILYGTDLLVWPKLIETSLSVIENADYLSFDQKRDILFNNAVRFFRLDASKFK comes from the coding sequence ATGAAAAATACATTACTACTACTGGCCTGCCTGATCGGCCTGACAACCAGCATACTGGCCCAGACTACGACTTCGAAGCGCCCGCTACCCATCATTGATGTGCATGTGCACGCCATGAAGGTAAACCCCAGCTTTGCCATTGAAATGTGTCCCTGGTTTCTTCGCGATATGCCCGGCGGAGACCCTAACCAGCAGATGCGCGCCTTCCTGAATACGGAATGCGCCGAGCCGCTTCAGCCAGCTAAATCCGATCAGGAAATGCAGACGGCGGTGCTGAACACAATGGAGCGACTCAACATGACCATCGTGGCCTTTGGTGACCCGACAATTCTGCGTAAGTGGAAGAAAGCGGCACCCGGTCGTGTCATTGCGGGGATCGGTGTCAGCTCGCCTAAAGAGATGACGGTCCAGGCCTTCACCGATTCGCTCTCGTCGGGGTTTTACCAGGTAATGGGCGAGGTAGCGCCCCAGTATCAGGGCCTGTCGCCCAGTGATATGAGTTTGGATGGCTACTTTGCCGCGGCCGAAAAGCTGAATATACCCGTCGGCATTCACATGGGAACGGGCGGCAATGGCATGGCGAACCTGACGCAGGCTACCTACCGCGCTTCATTGGGAAGGCCTTTTCTGCTGGAAGATATGCTGGCCCGTCACCCGAAGCTGAAGGTATGGGTAATGCACGCGGGTTACCCCATGATCGATGAAATGATTGCCCTGATGGGTGCCAATGCATATGTCTATGTCGATCTGGCGGGTTTCATCTGGAGCTATCCCCAGGCCGAAATTCACGCCTATATAAAGCGACTGGTTCAGGCAGGGTTTGGCAAACGGATTCTGTACGGAACAGATCTGCTGGTGTGGCCCAAGCTCATTGAAACGTCCCTGAGCGTGATCGAAAACGCCGACTACCTGTCCTTCGACCAGAAACGTGATATCCTGTTCAACAATGCGGTCCGGTTCTTCCGGCTGGACGCCAGTAAGTTCAAATAA
- a CDS encoding catalase family protein encodes MKQAPAHFSPLPYNSSYEQPAPDEAETIRDIIATMADIQRKTYQSQGHAIRSVHAKGHAILTGELTVFDQLPPYLAQGLFAKPGTYPIVARISTQPGDVLPDSVSTPRGISFKVAGVEGEHLPDADESSTQDFILVNSPIFPQTLNDFLTGLKRFDALTNKAEGIKEGISKVLRTVGEVAETLGVSDTGVMPGMGGQLATHPMGDTYYSQVPYMYGDYMAKFSLTPVSPNLTALKDQPIDIDSDDDALRHLLQDFFAANGGEWELGVQLSTDIKKMPIEDASIEWPEDESPYLTVGKVTIAPQQAWSDQKVAVVEDKMYFSPWHGLAAHRPLGSIQRARNMAYKASAAFRRNMYGKSDNPADVQ; translated from the coding sequence ATGAAACAGGCTCCTGCCCATTTTAGTCCATTACCCTACAATTCATCCTACGAACAACCGGCACCAGATGAGGCAGAAACCATCCGGGATATTATTGCCACCATGGCCGATATCCAGCGGAAGACCTACCAGTCGCAGGGCCATGCCATTCGTAGTGTCCACGCCAAAGGACACGCTATTTTAACAGGCGAGCTAACCGTTTTTGATCAATTGCCCCCTTATCTGGCCCAGGGGCTATTTGCCAAACCCGGCACCTATCCGATTGTAGCCCGTATTTCCACGCAGCCGGGCGATGTGTTGCCCGACAGCGTATCGACCCCACGTGGCATTTCCTTCAAAGTCGCCGGCGTAGAAGGCGAACACCTGCCGGATGCCGATGAGTCGTCAACGCAGGATTTTATCCTGGTGAACAGTCCAATATTTCCCCAGACCCTAAACGATTTTCTGACTGGCCTGAAGCGCTTCGATGCGTTGACCAACAAAGCAGAAGGGATAAAGGAAGGAATATCCAAGGTGCTGCGTACCGTTGGGGAGGTAGCCGAAACGCTGGGCGTTTCCGATACCGGCGTTATGCCCGGCATGGGCGGTCAACTGGCCACGCACCCGATGGGCGATACGTATTACTCGCAGGTACCCTACATGTATGGGGATTACATGGCCAAATTTTCGCTAACGCCGGTGTCGCCCAACCTGACAGCACTGAAAGACCAGCCCATAGACATCGACAGTGACGATGATGCCTTGCGCCACCTGTTGCAGGACTTCTTTGCGGCCAACGGTGGTGAATGGGAACTGGGTGTCCAGCTTTCGACCGATATTAAAAAAATGCCGATTGAAGATGCATCAATAGAATGGCCGGAAGATGAAAGCCCCTACCTTACGGTGGGTAAAGTAACTATAGCGCCACAACAGGCGTGGTCTGACCAGAAGGTGGCGGTTGTTGAAGATAAAATGTATTTCAGCCCCTGGCATGGCCTGGCTGCCCACCGTCCGCTGGGGTCTATCCAGCGGGCACGTAATATGGCGTACAAAGCATCGGCAGCGTTTCGCCGGAATATGTACGGGAAGTCGGACAACCCGGCCGATGTGCAGTAG
- a CDS encoding FdhF/YdeP family oxidoreductase, producing MDQNTPPEEFTGDLELDKPETEAAGAAAIVASFEHVLRGTGPGRGWKALVNLNQKDGFDCPSCAWPDPDGKRSAVAEYCESGAKAVADEVMTKHTASPVLFERYSVTELTQKSDLWLGQQGRLTQPMVLRPGATHYVPIDWQEAFSLIADQLNALESPDQAIFYTSGRASNEAAFVYQLFVRMFGTNNMPDCSNMCHESTTVALTDTLGLGKASVTYEDYQTADVVMIMGQNPGTTAPRMMTPLEEMKQKGGKIIAVNPLHETGLLAFKYPQSPKDMILGGQKLADVFLQVRINSDLALLKAMCKLLLAEEEKAAASGRPGTVVDRSFVEKYTSGYEAFVASLDSFALEDLAAQCGLSVAQIQEAVDLFKHTPKLVICWAMGLTQHKNAVATISEVINLLLLKGSIGISGGGASPIRGHSNVQGDRTMGVWEKPKPEFLDALEKVFKFTPPREHGYDAVASVKAMHEGKASVFFGLGGNFAMAVSDTNYTGEALRACKLTVHVSTKLNRSHLIHGETALILPCLGRTDHDIQATGHQFISCESTTGVVAQSHGVLEPVSSHLKSEVAIICELASATLKEKSTVDWTSLMADYDRIRELIAQTVKGFDNYNEKVRQPGGFYIPNGPRKRVFDTSDQKAHFTVNVPMPIAVQTDELLLMTIRSHDQFNTTVYKNADRYRGIHNERRVIFMHPDDIAQRGLQEKQAIDIHSLYDGVTRTAHRFIVIPYDIPRGCTAAYFPETNVLIPIDQIAEKSNTPISKSIKVTITPARE from the coding sequence ATGGACCAAAATACGCCCCCGGAAGAGTTTACGGGTGATTTAGAACTCGACAAACCAGAAACAGAAGCCGCTGGTGCAGCCGCCATCGTTGCCTCGTTTGAACATGTGTTACGGGGTACCGGCCCCGGACGGGGCTGGAAAGCGCTTGTCAACCTGAACCAGAAGGACGGCTTCGACTGTCCGTCCTGCGCCTGGCCCGATCCTGACGGCAAACGCTCGGCCGTTGCCGAGTACTGCGAGAGTGGAGCCAAGGCAGTGGCCGATGAAGTAATGACCAAGCATACGGCCTCGCCGGTGCTGTTTGAGCGCTACTCAGTGACCGAGTTGACGCAGAAAAGCGATCTCTGGCTGGGTCAGCAAGGCCGGTTGACCCAGCCTATGGTCCTGCGACCTGGCGCTACGCACTACGTCCCCATCGACTGGCAGGAAGCGTTTAGCCTCATCGCCGACCAACTAAACGCGCTCGAATCGCCCGACCAGGCAATTTTTTACACCTCGGGCCGCGCCAGTAACGAAGCGGCTTTTGTGTACCAACTCTTTGTGCGGATGTTCGGGACCAACAACATGCCCGACTGTTCCAATATGTGCCATGAGTCGACCACCGTTGCCCTGACCGACACCCTCGGGTTGGGAAAGGCATCGGTGACCTACGAAGATTATCAGACTGCCGACGTAGTGATGATTATGGGCCAGAATCCGGGCACAACGGCGCCCCGGATGATGACACCGCTGGAAGAGATGAAGCAAAAAGGCGGCAAGATCATTGCCGTCAACCCCCTCCACGAAACGGGTCTGCTGGCATTTAAATACCCACAGAGCCCAAAGGACATGATCCTGGGGGGGCAAAAGCTGGCCGACGTGTTTCTGCAGGTTCGTATCAACTCCGACCTGGCACTGCTAAAAGCCATGTGTAAACTACTCCTGGCCGAAGAAGAAAAAGCCGCTGCGTCGGGCCGGCCGGGTACCGTAGTCGATCGCTCGTTTGTTGAAAAATACACTTCGGGCTATGAAGCTTTCGTAGCCAGTCTGGATTCGTTTGCGCTGGAGGACCTGGCTGCCCAGTGCGGCCTGAGCGTCGCACAGATTCAGGAGGCCGTCGATCTGTTTAAACACACGCCGAAACTGGTTATCTGCTGGGCCATGGGCCTTACGCAGCACAAGAATGCTGTAGCCACCATCAGCGAGGTTATTAATCTATTGCTGCTGAAAGGCAGTATCGGCATTAGTGGTGGCGGAGCCAGTCCCATACGCGGCCATAGCAACGTACAGGGCGATCGGACGATGGGTGTCTGGGAGAAGCCGAAACCGGAGTTTCTGGATGCCCTGGAGAAGGTATTTAAATTTACCCCACCCCGCGAACACGGCTATGACGCCGTGGCTTCCGTTAAGGCCATGCACGAAGGGAAAGCCAGCGTCTTCTTCGGATTAGGCGGTAATTTCGCAATGGCGGTATCCGATACGAACTACACGGGGGAAGCGCTCCGCGCCTGTAAACTGACCGTGCACGTATCAACGAAGCTGAACCGCAGTCACCTCATTCACGGGGAAACGGCGCTGATATTACCTTGTCTGGGCCGAACCGATCACGATATTCAGGCGACGGGTCACCAGTTTATCAGCTGCGAAAGTACAACGGGCGTCGTGGCACAGTCCCACGGCGTGCTGGAGCCGGTTTCGTCCCATCTGAAAAGTGAAGTAGCCATCATCTGCGAGTTGGCCAGCGCTACGCTGAAAGAGAAGTCAACCGTCGACTGGACTAGCCTGATGGCAGATTATGACCGGATTCGGGAGTTGATCGCGCAAACCGTAAAGGGCTTCGACAATTACAACGAAAAAGTGCGTCAGCCGGGCGGCTTCTATATCCCCAATGGTCCCCGCAAGCGTGTTTTCGACACAAGCGACCAGAAGGCGCATTTTACGGTCAACGTGCCCATGCCCATTGCTGTACAGACGGACGAGTTGCTGTTGATGACCATCCGCAGCCACGATCAGTTCAATACAACGGTTTACAAAAACGCTGACCGCTACCGGGGCATCCATAATGAACGGCGGGTTATTTTCATGCATCCCGACGATATAGCACAGCGGGGTTTGCAGGAGAAGCAGGCAATCGACATCCATAGTCTGTACGATGGAGTAACCCGGACGGCTCATCGGTTCATCGTGATTCCGTATGACATCCCCCGTGGCTGCACAGCCGCTTATTTTCCGGAAACTAACGTACTGATTCCCATTGACCAGATTGCCGAAAAGAGCAACACCCCTATTTCTAAATCGATTAAGGTCACCATAACCCCCGCCCGGGAGTAA